A single genomic interval of Primulina huaijiensis isolate GDHJ02 chromosome 7, ASM1229523v2, whole genome shotgun sequence harbors:
- the LOC140981127 gene encoding protein TRIGALACTOSYLDIACYLGLYCEROL 1, chloroplastic isoform X2 encodes MLAAVQIHPLCCLSNRISTISITCAAKNVNARHRCISGQLDFVKGTKACQFFFPVQRGNTFVVFNTDDGHPVISPSEESVSEEETTEISADGYEPETFLSKWSPPRYLWRGLSILVLAGQVVFRAIKGKIHWKNTLQQLERVGPKSVGVCLLTSAFVGMAFAIQFVREFTRLGLNRSIGGVLALAFSRELSPVITSIVVAGRIGSAFAAELGTMQVSEQTDSLRVLGANPVDYLVTPRVIATCIALPFLTLACFTVGMASSAFLADGVYGISINIILDSAQRSLKSWDIISAMIKSQVFAAIISIVSCAWGVTTSGGAKGVGESTTSAVVISLVGIFIADFALSYFFFQGAGDSLKKCM; translated from the exons ATGCTAGCTGCCGTACAAATTCATCCACTGTGTTGCCTCTCTAATAG GATTAGCACCATAAGTATAACTTGTGCTGCAAAAAATGTAAACGCAAGACACCGATGTATATCTGGACAACTTGATTTTGTTAAGGGGACCAAGGCTTGCCAGTTTTTCTTTCCTGTTCAACGAGGAAACACTTTTGTTGTTTTCAATACGGATGATGGTCATCCAGTTATCTCTCCATCAGAAGAATCAGTATCGGAAGAAGAGACCACTGAGATATCTGCAGACGGTTATGAGCCAGAGACATTCCTTAGTAAATGGTCGCCTCCTAGGTACTTATGGAGAGGATTATCTATTCTTGTTTTGGCAGGACAAGTAGTCTTCCGAGCTATTAAGGGTAAAATTCATTGGAAAAATACTCTCCAGCAGCTCGAGAGAGTCGGACCTAAATCAGTCGGTGTCTGTCTCTTGACATCAGCATTTGTTGGCATGGCCTTTGCTATCCAGTTTGTTCGGGAATTCACCAGATTAGGACTAAATAGATCCATTGGTGGGGTTTTAGCCCTGGCCTTCTCGAGGGAACTCAGTCCCGTGATCACATCTATTGTGGTTGCAGGTCGTATCGGCAGTGCGTTTGCCGCTGAATTAGGGACAATGCAGGTTTCTGAACAAACCGATTCATTGAGAGTTCTTGGTGCAAACCCAGTTGATTATTTGGTGACACCCAGAGTGATTGCGACATGTATTGCTCTACCGTTTCTTACTCTGGCGTGTTTCACTGTCGGAATGGCATCAAGTGCTTTCCTCGCGGACGGCGTCTATGGGATCAGTATAAACATAATCTTGGATTCTGCCCAAAGATCTCTAAAATCTTGGGATATAATTAGTGCCATGATCAAGTCACAGGTCTTTGCTGCAATAATATCGATAGTGAGCTGCGCATGGGGCGTCACCACATCCGGAGGTGCCAAGGGCGTCGGAGAATCGACTACATCGGCGGTGGTCATTTCGTTGGTCGGGATTTTTATTGCTGATTTTGCTCTTTCTTATTTCTTCTTCCAAGGTGCTGGAGACTCATTGAAGAAATGTATGTAA
- the LOC140981127 gene encoding protein TRIGALACTOSYLDIACYLGLYCEROL 1, chloroplastic isoform X1, whose product MLNLYRFPLPVPSSRVEERILFDSYLEKTERKDILFSCFEQQGANMLAAVQIHPLCCLSNRISTISITCAAKNVNARHRCISGQLDFVKGTKACQFFFPVQRGNTFVVFNTDDGHPVISPSEESVSEEETTEISADGYEPETFLSKWSPPRYLWRGLSILVLAGQVVFRAIKGKIHWKNTLQQLERVGPKSVGVCLLTSAFVGMAFAIQFVREFTRLGLNRSIGGVLALAFSRELSPVITSIVVAGRIGSAFAAELGTMQVSEQTDSLRVLGANPVDYLVTPRVIATCIALPFLTLACFTVGMASSAFLADGVYGISINIILDSAQRSLKSWDIISAMIKSQVFAAIISIVSCAWGVTTSGGAKGVGESTTSAVVISLVGIFIADFALSYFFFQGAGDSLKKCM is encoded by the exons atgttaaatttatACCGATTTCCTCTTCCAGTG CCCTCTTCCCGGGTTGAAGAGAGAATCCTCTTCGACTCTTATCTGGAAAAGACAGAGCGGAAAGACATacttttttcttgttttgaacAGCAGGGTGCAAACATGCTAGCTGCCGTACAAATTCATCCACTGTGTTGCCTCTCTAATAG GATTAGCACCATAAGTATAACTTGTGCTGCAAAAAATGTAAACGCAAGACACCGATGTATATCTGGACAACTTGATTTTGTTAAGGGGACCAAGGCTTGCCAGTTTTTCTTTCCTGTTCAACGAGGAAACACTTTTGTTGTTTTCAATACGGATGATGGTCATCCAGTTATCTCTCCATCAGAAGAATCAGTATCGGAAGAAGAGACCACTGAGATATCTGCAGACGGTTATGAGCCAGAGACATTCCTTAGTAAATGGTCGCCTCCTAGGTACTTATGGAGAGGATTATCTATTCTTGTTTTGGCAGGACAAGTAGTCTTCCGAGCTATTAAGGGTAAAATTCATTGGAAAAATACTCTCCAGCAGCTCGAGAGAGTCGGACCTAAATCAGTCGGTGTCTGTCTCTTGACATCAGCATTTGTTGGCATGGCCTTTGCTATCCAGTTTGTTCGGGAATTCACCAGATTAGGACTAAATAGATCCATTGGTGGGGTTTTAGCCCTGGCCTTCTCGAGGGAACTCAGTCCCGTGATCACATCTATTGTGGTTGCAGGTCGTATCGGCAGTGCGTTTGCCGCTGAATTAGGGACAATGCAGGTTTCTGAACAAACCGATTCATTGAGAGTTCTTGGTGCAAACCCAGTTGATTATTTGGTGACACCCAGAGTGATTGCGACATGTATTGCTCTACCGTTTCTTACTCTGGCGTGTTTCACTGTCGGAATGGCATCAAGTGCTTTCCTCGCGGACGGCGTCTATGGGATCAGTATAAACATAATCTTGGATTCTGCCCAAAGATCTCTAAAATCTTGGGATATAATTAGTGCCATGATCAAGTCACAGGTCTTTGCTGCAATAATATCGATAGTGAGCTGCGCATGGGGCGTCACCACATCCGGAGGTGCCAAGGGCGTCGGAGAATCGACTACATCGGCGGTGGTCATTTCGTTGGTCGGGATTTTTATTGCTGATTTTGCTCTTTCTTATTTCTTCTTCCAAGGTGCTGGAGACTCATTGAAGAAATGTATGTAA
- the LOC140981757 gene encoding calmodulin-like — translation MAEALGEERIAEFRDAFCLIDKNSDGVIDIEELAIAIQSLDENTKREELEEMMNEVDGEMDFEEFINIMARKIKENMVEELREAFQVFDRDQDGFVSAIELKIVMINLGKRLTNEEATQMIIAADVDGDGLISCDEFVKIMLASSF, via the exons atggCGGAAGCACTGGGAGAGGAGCGGATTGCTGAGTTTAGGGATGCCTTCTGCTTGATTGACAAAAATTCTGATG GAGTGATCGACATAGAAGAACTAGCAATAGCGATTCAATCGTTAGACGAAAATACGAAAAGGGAAGAACTCGAAGAAATGATGAACGAGGTCGATGGCGAGATGGATTTCGAAGAGTTCATAAATATCATGGCTAGGAAAATAAAG GAAAATATGGTCGAAGAACTCAGAGAAGCTTTCCAAGTTTTTGATCGGGATCAAGATGGATTCGTATCTGCCATCGAG CTGAAAATTGTGATGATTAACTTGGGGAAGAGACTTACGAACGAGGAAGCCACGCAAATGATAATAGCCGCTGATGTAGATGGAGATGGCCTTATTAGTTGTGACGAATTTGTGAAGATTATGTTAGCTTCTTCTTTTtaa